The Agarilytica rhodophyticola genome has a window encoding:
- a CDS encoding DUF3019 domain-containing protein, which yields MTLTLFSLAIAVHSSADNTLPVIQFSIKPRLCVLSEGEELCHDELEIRWTSENRRSLCLYRTDKSSPLNCWNRAFSGEHHVEISASRNVNFQLKEIENQNLVVTEAFEVVQDNTKYRRRRRNAWSFF from the coding sequence GTGACTTTAACGTTGTTTTCTCTCGCTATTGCTGTTCATAGTTCGGCCGATAATACTCTGCCTGTTATTCAATTTTCGATTAAACCTCGTTTATGTGTATTGTCTGAAGGCGAAGAACTGTGCCATGATGAATTGGAAATTAGATGGACCTCGGAGAATCGCAGATCTTTATGTTTATATCGAACGGATAAAAGTAGCCCTTTAAACTGTTGGAACCGTGCGTTTTCGGGTGAGCATCATGTGGAAATTTCTGCATCACGTAATGTTAATTTTCAACTCAAGGAAATTGAAAACCAGAATTTAGTTGTGACGGAAGCGTTTGAGGTTGTGCAAGATAATACGAAATATCGCAGGCGTAGAAGAAATGCTTGGAGCTTTTTTTGA
- a CDS encoding MipA/OmpV family protein, with protein MPHVKTHSLYLFALLVLMLCARANADAACSGEDKDCIEVGSWQFSLGVGLGVRTNPIVGEDNIPILLLPSISYYGEYFFWETDTIGLTLYSDEQHMVNIIGTISYDQIFFDDIGIGNFSIEGRSATVADPSLSSSFAQQQQQLPSNDPGDDFLQDPVAAPQQRTINNVDSLHDRDIAGLAGFEYTFNSNYFSLGLQALQDVTSVHDGKQIRGAISHSFAMPKNAIELSIGAEWKDSKTLDYFYGVRSNETSNPADVYTVDDDISYYLKMDWQYRLSKKWSLRAIAHNRWFGSEVRNSPIVTEDTTLALFFGGEYHF; from the coding sequence ATGCCCCATGTGAAAACCCACTCTCTCTATTTGTTTGCACTTCTGGTGCTGATGCTTTGTGCCCGTGCCAATGCGGATGCAGCTTGCTCTGGCGAAGATAAAGATTGTATTGAGGTAGGAAGCTGGCAGTTTTCTTTAGGGGTTGGTCTGGGGGTGCGTACTAACCCTATTGTAGGTGAAGACAATATACCTATCCTATTGTTGCCTAGTATTAGTTACTACGGTGAGTATTTCTTCTGGGAGACAGACACCATAGGCTTGACGCTCTACAGTGACGAGCAACATATGGTAAATATCATAGGAACGATAAGTTATGACCAGATATTTTTTGATGATATCGGAATTGGTAATTTCTCGATAGAGGGAAGATCTGCTACTGTTGCTGACCCTAGCCTAAGTTCAAGCTTTGCCCAACAACAACAGCAGCTTCCAAGTAATGATCCTGGTGATGATTTTTTGCAAGATCCGGTGGCTGCGCCACAGCAGAGAACAATAAATAACGTTGACTCTCTTCACGATCGGGATATTGCTGGGTTGGCAGGTTTTGAATATACATTCAATTCGAACTATTTTAGTCTTGGCTTGCAAGCGCTTCAGGATGTAACATCAGTGCATGATGGTAAACAAATTCGCGGTGCCATATCACATTCGTTTGCTATGCCTAAGAACGCAATAGAGTTGAGTATTGGTGCCGAATGGAAAGATAGCAAAACATTGGATTATTTTTATGGTGTACGCAGTAACGAAACGTCTAATCCTGCCGATGTGTACACTGTCGATGATGATATTTCTTATTATTTAAAAATGGACTGGCAATATCGTTTAAGTAAAAAATGGTCTTTGCGTGCCATTGCTCATAACCGTTGGTTTGGCAGCGAAGTGCGCAATAGCCCAATTGTTACTGAAGATACGACACTAGCGCTATTTTTCGGGGGAGAATACCATTTTTAG
- a CDS encoding beta-propeller domain-containing protein — translation MLKRVSIAILSTAAIACGGGNNSTTPQTSDTVSINDYPNLTKAGIEAKILEPATASSLERHLKNGLRLNVNIRSMGDVGGAFDEAVANASSVDTTTLSSASNSEFSSTNTHILGVDESDFVKYDGRYIYMVTHPEYIWNQERPNAKIRILQTDPGNADAQEIGEIKIANEQDQKQWGEVSELYLVGDNTSTNTLVTLRSTWSFASAAEPTFTDNIFTTSFFAPQANQVQLASYNVEDPSQAVQDFTLEIDGYLQASRKIGNTLYLVTQYSPYLPFLKYFVEDETEAEENEARIANISLRDLLPSIKINNGEAQPLLNAEDCLVPENLNNNHGFLNIVSLIAIDLDNNNVSSVKCLNTQVDGIYSNANSLYLGGSSYNASTGGLTVIHKFNLEDNINYRSTGIVSGTFDWRDPSFHMDEYDNHLRVVTTSRPNNQEIKHQLTVLRDSPNSDEMLEVSSLPNEQNPATIGKPNERIFAVRFMGERAYIVTFEQIDPLYALDLSDPDNPAIAGELEVPGFSTYLHPIDNNYLIGIGRETNEQGVRQGLKVSLYDVQDISSPSLLGSEVISGSRTWSSALFDLRAISFLSPSPDQLRFAFPISRYDEQGQWQDEALHLFQINDLTGNNATLSTNGKMVSETRSDSTLWPTFSGTDRSIMHDEAVYYTHGNGVWSGFWASPSSASGPH, via the coding sequence ATGCTTAAGCGAGTAAGCATTGCTATTTTATCTACCGCGGCCATCGCCTGTGGCGGCGGGAATAATTCCACTACACCGCAAACATCAGACACCGTTAGCATAAACGACTACCCCAATCTCACCAAAGCAGGCATTGAAGCCAAGATACTCGAACCTGCAACAGCAAGTTCACTAGAACGCCATTTAAAAAATGGGCTGCGTCTTAATGTTAACATTAGATCTATGGGTGATGTCGGCGGCGCCTTTGATGAAGCCGTTGCCAATGCAAGCAGCGTTGACACGACAACCTTAAGCTCCGCTAGCAATAGTGAATTTTCCAGCACAAACACTCATATTTTAGGTGTCGATGAATCAGACTTCGTAAAATATGATGGGCGCTACATCTATATGGTGACACACCCTGAATATATTTGGAACCAGGAACGTCCCAACGCGAAAATTAGAATTTTACAAACAGACCCAGGTAATGCTGACGCGCAAGAGATTGGAGAAATAAAAATCGCTAACGAACAAGACCAAAAACAATGGGGCGAAGTCAGCGAGCTTTACTTAGTCGGTGATAACACAAGCACTAATACTTTGGTAACACTGCGCTCAACTTGGAGTTTCGCAAGTGCAGCTGAACCGACGTTTACAGACAATATATTTACTACATCATTTTTTGCACCACAGGCTAATCAAGTCCAACTAGCGTCATATAATGTTGAAGATCCAAGCCAAGCAGTACAAGACTTCACTTTAGAAATCGATGGTTATTTACAAGCCAGCAGAAAAATAGGTAATACACTGTATCTAGTCACACAGTATTCTCCATACTTACCATTTCTTAAATATTTTGTAGAAGATGAAACAGAAGCAGAAGAAAATGAAGCGCGAATCGCTAATATATCCTTAAGAGATTTATTGCCTTCTATTAAAATCAACAATGGAGAAGCGCAACCGTTATTGAATGCAGAAGATTGCCTAGTGCCGGAGAACTTAAATAATAATCACGGTTTCCTCAATATTGTGTCACTCATCGCCATTGATTTAGATAATAATAATGTAAGTTCAGTAAAATGCTTAAATACCCAAGTGGATGGAATCTACTCCAATGCCAATAGCTTGTACCTAGGTGGTTCATCTTATAATGCCAGTACCGGAGGTCTGACAGTTATTCATAAATTTAACTTGGAAGATAACATTAATTATCGTTCCACAGGCATAGTGTCAGGTACATTTGATTGGCGCGATCCATCGTTTCATATGGATGAATACGACAACCATCTACGCGTCGTAACAACATCTAGACCTAACAATCAGGAGATCAAACACCAGCTTACAGTATTACGCGACAGCCCTAACAGCGATGAAATGTTAGAGGTTTCAAGCTTACCCAATGAGCAAAATCCTGCGACTATTGGTAAGCCCAATGAAAGAATATTTGCTGTTCGTTTTATGGGAGAGCGAGCTTATATTGTCACTTTTGAACAAATAGATCCGCTTTACGCGCTCGATTTATCCGATCCAGACAACCCTGCTATCGCCGGAGAATTAGAAGTTCCTGGGTTTTCCACATATTTACATCCAATCGATAATAATTATTTAATAGGTATTGGACGTGAAACTAATGAGCAAGGCGTAAGGCAAGGTTTAAAAGTCAGCCTTTACGACGTGCAAGACATAAGCAGCCCAAGCTTATTGGGTAGTGAAGTTATTAGTGGCAGCAGAACTTGGTCAAGCGCACTTTTTGATCTCCGTGCCATTAGCTTTTTATCACCTTCACCAGATCAACTACGCTTTGCATTTCCAATAAGTCGTTATGACGAACAAGGCCAATGGCAAGATGAAGCCTTACACTTGTTCCAGATCAATGACTTAACAGGAAATAATGCTACTCTATCCACAAATGGAAAGATGGTATCTGAAACGCGGTCTGATAGCACTCTCTGGCCAACTTTCTCCGGCACGGATAGAAGCATCATGCACGATGAAGCTGTGTATTACACACATGGCAATGGTGTTTGGTCGGGCTTTTGGGCAAGTCCATCAAGTGCTTCTGGGCCTCATTAA
- a CDS encoding winged helix-turn-helix domain-containing protein, which yields MNCVLLAEDDERLAQLVKDYLVSNEFRVVIEGIGHNVPRRVSELMPDIVILDIMLPGKDGLTICKEIRPKYSGPILMLTARDSNMDQVLGLEFGADDYVIKPAEPRVLLARIRALLRRYHSEEKKEQDEISIGALSLNVAARKIHLNGENVILSSHEFDLLLELAKNAGKILSREYLFNAIYNRPYDGLDRTIDVRISHIRKKLNDNPDNPEKIKTVWGKGYLFVPDAW from the coding sequence ATGAATTGTGTACTGTTAGCTGAAGATGATGAGCGTCTAGCTCAACTAGTTAAGGATTATCTAGTGAGCAATGAATTTAGAGTTGTGATCGAGGGAATTGGCCACAATGTTCCTCGCCGTGTAAGTGAGTTAATGCCTGATATCGTTATCTTAGATATTATGTTACCTGGTAAAGATGGATTGACCATTTGTAAAGAAATACGACCAAAATATTCTGGGCCAATTTTAATGTTGACAGCTCGGGACTCTAATATGGATCAAGTGCTTGGTTTAGAATTCGGTGCAGATGATTATGTGATTAAACCGGCTGAACCTCGTGTGCTATTGGCGAGAATACGAGCACTGCTGCGTCGTTATCATAGTGAAGAGAAAAAAGAACAAGATGAAATTAGCATTGGAGCGTTGAGTCTCAATGTTGCTGCGCGCAAAATTCATTTAAACGGTGAGAATGTTATTCTTTCCAGTCATGAGTTTGATCTGCTTTTAGAGCTGGCAAAAAATGCAGGTAAAATTCTTAGCCGTGAATATCTCTTCAACGCTATATACAACCGCCCATATGATGGCTTAGACCGTACTATAGACGTGCGCATCTCTCATATCCGAAAGAAGCTTAACGATAATCCTGATAATCCCGAAAAAATAAAAACGGTCTGGGGGAAAGGCTATTTATTTGTGCCCGATGCTTGGTAG
- a CDS encoding inositol polyphosphate kinase family protein, with protein sequence MTTNTQKSLTQKKTTHNDALNSGQTVGNTKAQATQGPTQVAGHAGDIAVLDSDRIVKIMGEKEAHTYLKYGKQLKGIIPNATAITPEVLENLPLELRDKINTMRQTKKGELKVILSKVGGSHIKPTTWDIKLAKSTTSKTQLVEEGHSSPITKKIRMTSLDLIYGSRSLFGESRGYRMEGTNLPEAQGASKRDIAKNTNKYMASSLTPFSAREKNQIIDKMIEKAIETQSKLNEIGLVFIGSSFLISTENGEKKLGDMDMRLIDLAHPVEKTKETDEHFKRKQQQFNEGIDNFIKHLENLRAL encoded by the coding sequence ATGACAACAAACACGCAGAAGTCCCTAACACAAAAAAAAACTACACATAACGACGCTTTAAATTCCGGACAAACTGTAGGCAATACAAAGGCACAAGCCACTCAAGGCCCTACACAAGTCGCAGGGCATGCGGGAGATATTGCCGTTTTGGATAGTGACAGAATCGTTAAAATAATGGGAGAAAAAGAGGCACATACTTACCTCAAGTATGGTAAACAATTAAAGGGAATCATACCAAATGCGACCGCAATCACCCCTGAAGTACTAGAAAACCTCCCTTTGGAATTGCGAGATAAAATAAACACTATGCGTCAGACAAAAAAAGGGGAGTTGAAGGTGATTTTAAGTAAAGTAGGCGGCTCTCATATAAAGCCGACAACTTGGGATATAAAACTTGCTAAAAGTACAACATCTAAAACACAGTTAGTTGAAGAAGGTCATTCCTCTCCAATAACAAAAAAAATAAGAATGACAAGCCTAGACCTTATCTATGGTTCTAGGTCATTGTTTGGAGAAAGTCGTGGCTACCGGATGGAAGGCACCAATCTTCCCGAAGCCCAAGGTGCGAGCAAGCGAGATATAGCAAAAAACACTAATAAATATATGGCAAGCTCACTAACCCCATTTTCAGCTCGAGAAAAAAATCAAATCATCGATAAAATGATTGAAAAAGCAATAGAAACTCAATCGAAATTAAATGAGATAGGGTTAGTGTTTATTGGAAGTAGTTTTCTGATATCCACAGAAAATGGAGAGAAAAAATTAGGTGATATGGATATGAGATTAATTGATCTTGCACATCCAGTCGAAAAAACGAAAGAAACCGATGAGCACTTTAAACGAAAACAACAGCAGTTTAATGAAGGTATTGATAATTTCATTAAACACCTAGAGAACTTACGAGCACTATAA
- a CDS encoding GNAT family N-acetyltransferase, which produces MSIIKINPEQTYPLRQKILRPGRPLATCFFQGDEQAKHFGYTIDNTLVGILSLYEEDIPGQEVKGGWRIRGVAVDQEFRRRGIASALLNIAQDVVISEQGHFLWCNARVNVSSLYLEHGFFIDGDKFAIEGVGEHFRMIKTLDPDDRHCPNNEELNNEPLSKF; this is translated from the coding sequence ATGTCGATAATAAAGATAAATCCTGAGCAGACCTACCCCTTACGCCAAAAAATCCTGCGGCCAGGTCGACCGCTTGCTACCTGCTTTTTTCAAGGTGATGAGCAGGCTAAGCACTTTGGCTATACCATTGATAATACGCTAGTAGGCATTTTATCCCTCTATGAAGAAGATATTCCTGGACAAGAAGTGAAAGGTGGTTGGCGAATTCGCGGTGTGGCGGTAGATCAAGAGTTTCGTCGTCGAGGTATTGCCAGTGCCCTACTTAACATAGCTCAGGACGTGGTGATAAGTGAACAAGGCCACTTTTTGTGGTGTAATGCTCGTGTGAATGTGTCTAGTTTGTATCTAGAACACGGTTTTTTCATCGATGGAGATAAATTTGCGATCGAAGGTGTGGGGGAACACTTTCGTATGATTAAAACCTTAGACCCTGATGACAGGCACTGCCCTAATAATGAGGAACTCAATAATGAACCGCTATCAAAGTTTTAA
- the pip gene encoding prolyl aminopeptidase, whose protein sequence is MQILYPEIKPYARHDVVVSDVHTLYVEECGDPEGLPILFVHGGPGAGFNSSDRRFFDPEKYRIILFDQRGSGRSKPHADLTDNTPTHLISDMEVIRNQLNIDKWILFGGSWGSTLSLLYAQAHPQRVSGLILRGIFLSRDIDLNWFYQSGAHHVFPDYWQDFVKPIPVEEREDMIAAYYKRLTGDNELAKMAAAKAWSIWEGRCATLRPNPEVVHRFAEPHLAVSLARIETHYFINRTFLEPNQIINNAQALEGIPGIIVHGRYDMVCSLDNAFSLHQAWPDSELHIIRDAGHSSSEPGIIDALIKATNAMAKMCGEGDHTS, encoded by the coding sequence ATGCAAATACTGTATCCCGAAATAAAACCTTATGCCCGCCACGATGTTGTGGTGAGCGATGTCCATACCCTATATGTGGAAGAATGTGGCGATCCTGAAGGCCTGCCCATCTTATTTGTTCATGGCGGTCCTGGGGCTGGTTTTAATTCGAGTGATCGGCGCTTTTTCGACCCAGAAAAATATCGCATCATCTTATTTGATCAACGAGGTAGTGGTCGTTCCAAACCCCATGCGGATTTGACAGATAATACACCCACACATCTGATTAGCGATATGGAGGTAATACGCAATCAACTCAATATCGATAAATGGATCTTGTTTGGAGGATCTTGGGGTTCCACCCTAAGCCTACTCTATGCCCAGGCCCACCCGCAGAGAGTCAGCGGCCTTATTTTACGAGGCATCTTTTTATCACGAGATATTGACTTAAATTGGTTTTATCAATCAGGCGCCCATCACGTATTTCCCGACTACTGGCAGGACTTCGTTAAGCCCATTCCAGTTGAAGAAAGAGAAGATATGATTGCCGCCTACTACAAGCGCCTAACAGGAGATAACGAATTAGCAAAGATGGCAGCAGCGAAAGCTTGGTCGATATGGGAGGGCAGGTGTGCTACGTTGAGACCTAATCCTGAGGTTGTTCATCGTTTTGCAGAACCTCATCTGGCGGTGTCATTAGCACGTATAGAAACCCACTACTTTATTAATCGAACCTTTCTTGAGCCCAACCAAATTATTAATAATGCCCAAGCTCTTGAAGGGATTCCAGGCATTATTGTGCACGGCCGTTATGATATGGTGTGTTCACTCGATAATGCTTTTAGTTTACATCAAGCGTGGCCAGATTCTGAACTGCATATCATCCGAGATGCTGGCCATTCATCGAGTGAGCCAGGAATTATCGATGCATTGATTAAAGCAACAAATGCCATGGCAAAAATGTGCGGTGAGGGGGATCATACAAGTTAA
- a CDS encoding ATP-binding protein, whose translation MNRAFVSLYLLVVISVIIVGWGTDRLWQVYNPEPEVQPFEQAFFKLIESELKGLTLDEAIEKSRELSLFIKQDMQIYSLEELAKSSLAEKIADGRTVSLFDDQGRRSSYKRIVGTEYIVRVILNDKSNEREHVYFILLITFYLAIAIIIYFWVWPLSRDLRKLQLYTQKVGLDNAPSKIELGQSSTVYSLASAFNSMKTRIDELLATHKEMTYAVSHELRTPLARMKFALEMAKDTKDASSRDKQIDSVREDVTEMEKLINELLTYAGFEQRQEKLQFKRGDLYSLINNVLDINRRAYSDKDVKTEVINLLDNNAVYAEWYLLERCLHNVIQNAFKYCHSCVWVTLSIDDGAYCIAIEDDGPGIDLKDAKKVFQAFVRLRNSGCENKSGFGLGLAIVHRIMKWHNGEVKVVASSHGGARFILRWP comes from the coding sequence ATGAATAGGGCGTTTGTTTCTCTTTATTTGTTAGTGGTTATTTCTGTAATTATCGTTGGCTGGGGAACTGATCGACTCTGGCAAGTGTATAACCCTGAACCAGAAGTCCAACCTTTTGAACAAGCATTTTTTAAATTAATTGAGTCTGAGCTAAAAGGCTTGACTTTAGACGAAGCAATAGAGAAGAGTCGAGAACTTAGCCTTTTCATTAAACAGGACATGCAAATTTATTCCCTCGAGGAACTAGCCAAATCTTCCCTCGCTGAAAAAATTGCCGATGGCCGTACCGTTAGTTTGTTTGATGATCAGGGTCGTCGCTCAAGCTATAAACGTATTGTCGGCACCGAGTATATTGTTCGAGTTATTCTCAATGACAAGAGTAACGAAAGAGAGCATGTGTATTTTATTTTACTCATTACTTTTTATTTAGCCATTGCTATTATTATTTATTTTTGGGTTTGGCCTTTGTCGAGAGATTTAAGAAAATTACAGCTATACACCCAAAAAGTGGGGCTGGATAATGCGCCGAGTAAAATTGAATTGGGGCAAAGTTCTACTGTATATTCTTTAGCTTCTGCCTTTAATAGCATGAAAACGCGCATTGATGAGTTGTTAGCAACTCACAAAGAAATGACCTATGCCGTTTCTCATGAGTTAAGAACACCACTGGCGCGAATGAAATTTGCTTTGGAAATGGCCAAGGATACTAAAGATGCAAGTAGTAGAGACAAACAAATAGATAGTGTGCGCGAAGATGTTACCGAGATGGAAAAGTTAATTAACGAGTTATTAACTTATGCAGGATTCGAACAACGTCAAGAAAAGCTACAGTTTAAGCGAGGCGATCTATATTCTTTGATTAACAATGTGCTTGATATCAATCGTCGGGCATATAGTGATAAAGATGTTAAAACTGAAGTCATAAACTTATTGGATAATAACGCTGTTTATGCAGAATGGTATTTGCTAGAACGCTGTTTGCATAATGTCATTCAAAATGCATTTAAATACTGCCATAGCTGTGTTTGGGTAACCTTGTCGATAGACGACGGGGCTTATTGTATTGCGATTGAAGATGATGGGCCTGGGATTGATTTGAAAGACGCGAAAAAAGTATTTCAAGCGTTTGTGCGTTTACGCAATAGTGGCTGTGAAAACAAAAGCGGTTTTGGTCTAGGTTTGGCCATTGTACACAGAATTATGAAATGGCATAACGGTGAAGTAAAGGTAGTTGCTTCATCCCATGGCGGCGCACGATTTATTCTGCGCTGGCCTTGA
- a CDS encoding DUF962 domain-containing protein: protein MNRYQSFNEFWPFYVHEHSKAHTRNMHFVGTLLSIIALLFALFYSFELILLAPLAGYSFAWISHFFIERNRPATFKYPFWSLMADYKMFFLMCRGQMEREVQRHT, encoded by the coding sequence ATGAACCGCTATCAAAGTTTTAATGAGTTTTGGCCCTTTTACGTTCATGAGCATAGTAAAGCTCATACTCGCAATATGCATTTTGTAGGGACTTTATTATCTATAATTGCTTTGCTGTTTGCCCTTTTCTATAGTTTTGAGCTTATTCTTCTTGCGCCTCTTGCAGGCTATAGTTTTGCATGGATTTCTCATTTTTTTATTGAGAGAAATCGTCCTGCCACATTTAAATATCCTTTTTGGTCTTTAATGGCAGATTATAAAATGTTTTTTCTTATGTGCAGGGGACAAATGGAGCGAGAGGTTCAACGTCATACATGA